In the genome of Tripterygium wilfordii isolate XIE 37 chromosome 19, ASM1340144v1, whole genome shotgun sequence, one region contains:
- the LOC119985964 gene encoding uncharacterized protein LOC119985964, with translation MASLSKAVFSSPSQSPPPSTPPIQQDGTEAERRLREAEERLREAIEELQRRQRRAASGDYPPCDHDDSCVAHAIRNLCQSFLLSYGVRVGIGILLRAFKLVRGQSYSSLLDLKQLVSERDLIVREESCRIGLLFGGFTGSYHALRCLLRKFRRKETPLNAFLAGSVAGLSVLALDDSNRRRTLALYLLARVAQCAYNSAKSRNKFHLWGSHWRHGDSLLFALACAQVMYAFVMRPESLPKSYQDFIQKTGPVAKPVYKAVREACRGGPVDLASLSAYLSSRRKFNNVKLEEFLPIIPCSVIHPDINSCVAHNANAASNTFRKTFPLYFSLTFVPFVVLHLQKFMDTPLRTCFLAVKGAVRSTTFLSAFVGIFQAVICLHRRVASKDHKLVYWVAGGISALSVLLEKKSRRGELALYVLPRAGESLWSILVNRHLLPDIKNTEVALFCACMGGIMYYLEHEPDTMAPFLRGLIRRFLSSRISNPSPPSNPNASYWQTLLGHMKKPKLRESRPAETSASEKYNLESIPGL, from the exons ATGGCTTCGCTCTCCAAGGCAGTCTTCTCCTCCCCTTCTCAGTCTCCACCGCCGTCTACGCCCCCAATTCAGCAGGACGGCACGGAGGCGGAGCGACGGTTACGGGAGGCTGAAGAGAGGCTGCGCGAAGCCATAGAGGAGCTCCAGCGCCGTCAACGCAGGGCAGCGAGTGGAGACTACCCGCCCTGCGATCACGACGATTCATGCGTTGCCCATGCCATTCGTAACCTCTGCCAGAGCTTCCTTCTCTCGTACGGCGTCAGAGTTGGAATAGGAATTCTCCTCCGCGCATTCAAGCTTGTCCGCGGACAGTCCTACTCTTCCCTTCTCGATCTCAAG caACTTGTCTCGGAGAGGGATCTCATTGTCAGAGAAGAATCATGTCGTATTGGTTTGCTTTTTGGTGGATTTACTGGATCTTATCATGCACTTCGATGTTTGTTGAGAAAGTTTAGAAGGAAAGAGACGCCATTGAATGC ATTTTTAGCAGGTTCAGTGGCTGGGTTATCTGTTTTAGCATTAGATGATTCAAACCGTAGACGTACGCTTGCACTGTATCTTTTGGCTAGGGTAGCGCAg TGTGCTTACAATTCTGCAAAGTCGAGGAACAAATTTCACCTTTGGGGAAGCCATTGGAGACATGGAGAttctttgctctttgctttggCATGTGCCCAG GTAATGTATGCCTTTGTAATGCGTCCTGAAAGCCTACCCAAATCATATCAAGACTTCATTCAAAAGACTGGGCCAGTTGCGAAGCCTGTATACAAGGCTGTCAGGGAAGCCTGTAGAGGTGGCCCTGTAGATTTGGCCTCGCTTTCTGCTTACTTATCTAGCAGAAGGAAATTCAACAATGTGAAGCTGGAAGAGTTCCTCCCAATCATTCCCTGTTCTGTCATTCATCCTGACATCAATTCATGTGTGGCTCACAATGCTAACGCAGCTTCAAATACATTCAGAAAAACATTTCCGCTCTATTTCTCATTGACTTTTGTTCCATTTGTTGTTCTGCATCTTCAGAAG TTCATGGATACCCCTCTCCGCACCTGTTTTCTTGCTGTGAAAGGTGCTGTACGGTCAACAACTTTCTTGTCTGCATTTGTCGGAATTTTTCAG GCGGTGATATGCTTGCATAGAAGAGTTGCATCCAAAGACCACAAGCTTGTATATTGGGTTGCTGGAGGAATTTCTGCCCTTTCTGTGCTATTGGAGAAAAAATCTAGACGTGGTGAACTAGCTTTATATGTTCTTCCACGAGCAGGAGAATCTTTGTGGTCTATATTAGTGAACCGCCACCTGCTCCCAGATATTAAGAATACTGAG GTTGCCTTATTTTGTGCATGCATGGGAGGTATAATGTACTACTTGGAACATGAACCTGACACAATGGCTCCATTTCTGAGGGGCCTAATTCGTCGTTTCCTCTCCAGCAGGATAAGTAATCCAAGCCCACCATCTAATCCGAATGCTTCATATTGGCAGACCCTCCTTGGTCACATGAAGAAGCCAAAATTGCGAGAGAGCCGACCTGCCGAAACTTCAGCATCTGAGAAATACAATTTAGAATCCATACCAGGGCTCTAG